From Echinicola jeungdonensis, the proteins below share one genomic window:
- the hmpA gene encoding NO-inducible flavohemoprotein has protein sequence MASEKTIEIVKSTAPVLKEHGETITKVFYKRLFENHPELKNIFNMTHQKKGTQPKVLASTILQYATYIDQLDKLGDAVGTIAQKHSSLAIKPEMYPIVGKNLLAAIKEVLGEAATPEIIDAWAEAYGDLSKIFINVEDQIYQQNESSEGGFRGKKPFKVARKIMESKTITSIYLTPVDGSPIPNYLPGQYIAITLDIAGHAHKHTRNYSLSDYGNTKALRISVKKELGDPDGVVSNYLHEKVQEGDILEIGMPSGDFTLKESSKPVVLIAGGVGITPLISMYKSLKGKGRKTNLIQCTPNSATRPFGNEIQLQDDPNLSTIVGFSDPLASDKKGENYDFEGLLTEEILKSQLPEEPAEVYFCGPTPFMRLVLKLLNNLGVKEENIFYEFFGPAEELLEEEATM, from the coding sequence ATGGCTAGTGAGAAAACTATTGAAATTGTAAAATCTACCGCCCCGGTACTAAAGGAGCATGGGGAAACCATTACAAAAGTGTTTTATAAGAGGTTATTTGAAAATCACCCTGAGTTGAAAAACATTTTCAATATGACCCATCAGAAAAAAGGGACTCAGCCTAAAGTATTAGCATCCACCATATTGCAATATGCTACCTATATCGACCAACTGGATAAATTGGGGGATGCAGTGGGTACCATCGCTCAAAAGCATAGTTCTCTGGCCATCAAACCAGAAATGTATCCCATTGTCGGGAAAAATTTGTTGGCAGCAATTAAAGAAGTTTTAGGAGAGGCCGCCACCCCAGAAATTATAGATGCCTGGGCGGAAGCCTATGGGGATCTTTCCAAAATTTTCATAAATGTTGAGGACCAAATTTATCAGCAAAACGAAAGCAGTGAGGGTGGGTTTAGAGGCAAAAAGCCCTTTAAGGTTGCTCGAAAAATAATGGAAAGTAAAACCATCACTTCCATTTACTTAACCCCTGTAGACGGGAGTCCTATTCCCAATTATTTGCCTGGTCAATACATCGCCATTACATTGGACATAGCAGGTCATGCCCATAAACACACAAGAAATTATAGCTTATCAGATTACGGAAACACCAAGGCATTAAGAATAAGTGTCAAAAAAGAATTAGGTGACCCTGATGGAGTTGTTTCCAATTATCTCCATGAGAAGGTTCAGGAAGGAGATATATTAGAAATCGGAATGCCCTCTGGAGATTTCACCCTAAAAGAAAGTTCAAAACCTGTGGTCTTGATCGCAGGAGGAGTTGGTATTACTCCCTTGATAAGTATGTACAAATCCTTAAAAGGAAAAGGCAGAAAAACCAATCTGATCCAGTGCACGCCCAATTCAGCAACAAGGCCTTTTGGAAATGAAATCCAACTTCAGGATGATCCCAATTTATCTACTATTGTAGGTTTCAGTGATCCTTTAGCAAGTGATAAAAAAGGAGAAAATTATGATTTTGAGGGTCTTTTAACCGAGGAGATCCTTAAAAGCCAATTGCCTGAGGAACCGGCTGAGGTTTACTTTTGCGGCCCTACTCCTTTTATGAGGCTGGTTTTAAAATTATTGAATAACCTGGGTGTAAAAGAAGAAAATATCTTTTACGAATTCTTCGGCCCTGCTGAGGAATTATTGGAAGAAGAAGCAACAATGTAA
- a CDS encoding lipid II:glycine glycyltransferase FemX: MICSAETKEVNQISTTNILPQTSFWARVKDKQGFIPTGFQLTVSRDILREVSQVDQNGQEDLLILIKYLSADRCFAYVPYGPKLEPKFENQGIFLESLSEILKPHLPSNCVFIRYDLAWENQWAVEDEYYDEDGHWMGPPATQTQEFRLNFSTKNWNLKKSPNDSLPKNTFFLPLPKEEKDLLYAMRYNTRYNIRQAIKKGVEVKEYGVEMLDIWYELFSETAARNDMSILGKDYFRNLLTHQDNEKDGVRVSLLMAEYKGEFLAAMFLILSHKRGTYLFGASSSDKKHLRASYALQWEALKMAKDYGCQEYDMFGCAPNLDQSHPLHGVHLYKKGFGGQLFHRMGCWDYPFIQEDYELYKAKEMNG; the protein is encoded by the coding sequence ATGATCTGTAGCGCTGAAACCAAGGAAGTTAACCAAATAAGTACAACCAATATTTTACCCCAAACCTCTTTTTGGGCGAGGGTAAAAGATAAGCAGGGTTTTATCCCCACTGGCTTTCAATTAACCGTTTCCAGGGACATATTGAGGGAAGTTAGCCAGGTGGATCAAAATGGACAAGAAGATCTTTTGATATTGATCAAATACTTGAGTGCTGACCGTTGCTTTGCCTATGTCCCCTATGGCCCCAAATTGGAACCCAAATTTGAAAACCAGGGCATTTTTTTGGAATCACTTTCAGAAATATTGAAGCCCCACCTTCCTTCCAATTGTGTATTTATCCGATATGATCTTGCCTGGGAAAACCAATGGGCGGTTGAGGACGAATACTATGATGAAGATGGCCACTGGATGGGCCCTCCAGCTACCCAGACCCAGGAATTCCGGCTTAACTTCAGCACTAAAAACTGGAACTTAAAAAAGAGTCCAAACGATAGCTTACCCAAAAACACTTTCTTTCTTCCCTTGCCAAAGGAGGAAAAAGATTTACTTTACGCCATGCGCTACAATACCCGTTACAATATACGGCAAGCAATCAAAAAAGGTGTTGAAGTGAAAGAATACGGAGTTGAAATGTTGGATATATGGTATGAGTTGTTCAGCGAAACAGCTGCCCGGAACGATATGAGCATCTTGGGAAAGGATTATTTCCGCAACCTCTTGACACATCAGGATAATGAAAAGGACGGGGTCAGAGTCAGTTTATTGATGGCAGAATATAAGGGTGAGTTTTTGGCGGCTATGTTTCTGATACTTTCCCACAAAAGGGGCACCTATTTATTTGGAGCCTCTTCCTCTGACAAAAAACACCTAAGGGCAAGTTATGCCCTCCAATGGGAAGCTTTAAAAATGGCCAAAGACTATGGTTGCCAGGAATACGATATGTTTGGCTGCGCCCCTAACCTGGACCAATCCCATCCCCTGCACGGGGTACATTTGTACAAAAAAGGCTTTGGTGGACAATTGTTCCATCGAATGGGGTGTTGGGATTACCCTTTTATCCAAGAAGATTACGAGTTGTACAAGGCGAAGGAGATGAATGGCTAG
- a CDS encoding MATE family efflux transporter, whose amino-acid sequence MTILEIIRHIRRAISGTEEDFTTGSIQKAILYLSIPMILEMLMESLFAVVDIFFVGKLGVDAVATVGLTESVLTIVYSVAIGLSMAATAVVARRMGEKKREAASEAAFQAICIGAGLALIVGFLGFWYAKDLLSLLGGEPGLVESGFPYTRVIFAGNISVMLLFLINGVFRGAGNAVIAMRALWLSNGINIILDPLLIFGIGFFPEMGLVGAAWATTISRSIGVFYQFFVLMKGRAMIRFHWEVIRIKWFTIKTIFRLSLGGMGQFLIESASWIVLMRIVAESGSAALAGFTIAIRLIIFALLPAMGFSNASATLVGQNLGAKRPFRAEKAAWKAAHYTAIFLGICSLVFLLGGKEMISWFSQEEDVVSVGSNGLRIICLGYVFFAYGMVMSQSLNGAGDTQTPTIINVCVLWLLQLPLAYGLSHFMDLGANGVFIAIAISHSVHALVSSLIFKRGKWQLVEV is encoded by the coding sequence ATGACAATATTAGAAATCATCAGACATATTAGGAGAGCCATTAGTGGTACGGAGGAGGATTTTACAACCGGAAGTATCCAAAAAGCCATTTTATACCTTTCCATTCCTATGATCCTGGAAATGCTGATGGAATCGCTTTTTGCCGTAGTGGATATCTTTTTTGTGGGCAAATTGGGGGTGGATGCTGTTGCCACCGTTGGGCTTACTGAATCGGTGCTCACCATAGTTTATTCTGTGGCCATTGGGCTCAGTATGGCAGCTACTGCCGTAGTGGCCAGAAGGATGGGGGAAAAGAAACGAGAAGCTGCTTCCGAGGCTGCTTTTCAGGCCATTTGCATTGGGGCAGGATTGGCACTGATTGTGGGTTTTTTGGGCTTTTGGTATGCCAAGGATTTGTTGTCATTGTTGGGAGGGGAGCCTGGCCTGGTGGAAAGTGGTTTTCCATATACCCGGGTGATTTTTGCAGGAAATATCAGTGTGATGTTGCTTTTCCTGATCAATGGGGTTTTCCGGGGAGCAGGAAATGCTGTTATCGCCATGAGGGCATTATGGTTATCCAATGGTATCAATATTATTTTGGACCCCTTATTGATTTTTGGCATCGGCTTTTTTCCTGAAATGGGCTTGGTAGGGGCTGCCTGGGCCACTACCATCAGTAGGAGCATTGGGGTGTTTTATCAGTTTTTTGTTTTAATGAAAGGAAGGGCTATGATTCGGTTCCATTGGGAGGTGATCCGAATAAAGTGGTTTACCATTAAAACCATTTTTCGTCTTTCCTTGGGTGGAATGGGACAATTTTTAATCGAATCAGCCAGCTGGATTGTATTGATGCGGATTGTGGCAGAATCAGGAAGTGCAGCTTTGGCAGGTTTTACCATTGCCATCCGCTTGATCATCTTTGCCTTGTTGCCTGCAATGGGCTTTTCAAATGCCTCAGCTACCTTGGTAGGCCAAAATTTGGGAGCTAAACGTCCCTTCCGGGCTGAAAAAGCTGCTTGGAAAGCGGCTCATTATACCGCTATTTTTCTGGGGATTTGCAGTTTGGTGTTTTTACTCGGAGGAAAGGAAATGATCAGTTGGTTTAGCCAGGAAGAGGATGTTGTTTCTGTAGGTAGTAATGGGTTAAGGATTATTTGTTTAGGGTATGTCTTTTTTGCCTATGGGATGGTGATGAGCCAATCCTTGAATGGGGCAGGGGATACCCAAACTCCTACCATTATCAATGTCTGTGTACTTTGGCTCCTCCAATTACCATTAGCTTATGGACTATCTCATTTTATGGATTTAGGGGCCAATGGAGTCTTTATTGCCATAGCTATTAGCCATTCTGTTCACGCCCTGGTAAGTAGCCTGATTTTTAAGCGGGGCAAATGGCAGCTGGTAGAAGTGTAA
- the folK gene encoding 2-amino-4-hydroxy-6-hydroxymethyldihydropteridine diphosphokinase encodes MEQVVFLIGGNLDDRIKLILEAEKQLSKTFKITGRSSVYETPAWGKESNNDYLNRALVVESSLDPMEILLAAQNVENILGRERKEKWGDRTMDIDIIYIGQRVIDTPKLKVPHPLMTERKFVLEPLVEVLPNFLHPVLGQTSKELLETCPDKTEPKRYMGKGSD; translated from the coding sequence ATGGAACAGGTAGTATTTTTAATAGGAGGAAATCTGGATGACCGGATAAAATTAATATTGGAAGCCGAAAAGCAGCTGTCCAAGACATTTAAAATCACAGGGAGGTCTTCAGTTTATGAAACTCCTGCCTGGGGGAAGGAATCTAATAATGATTACCTCAATAGGGCCTTGGTTGTGGAATCCTCACTAGATCCAATGGAAATTCTTTTGGCTGCACAAAATGTCGAAAATATACTGGGGAGGGAAAGAAAGGAAAAATGGGGAGACAGGACCATGGATATTGATATCATTTATATTGGCCAAAGGGTAATCGATACACCTAAGCTGAAGGTTCCCCATCCTTTGATGACGGAAAGAAAATTTGTTTTGGAACCATTGGTGGAAGTTTTGCCTAATTTTTTGCATCCCGTACTGGGCCAAACTTCAAAAGAATTGTTGGAAACATGCCCTGATAAAACGGAGCCAAAACGGTATATGGGAAAGGGCTCTGATTAA
- the sppA gene encoding signal peptide peptidase SppA: MRFLSNVLAVIVGLLVFSVIGFFLLASLITYTTMEEKIQVEQNSILNLNLENRLLVERTSEQPLDLGSFGPIPSAFKAGLINIIGALEAAKKNDEIKGIYLQSGTVMGNPAILTELREALEDFKTSGKFIVAYSEMYSEGGYYLSSVADEVYMNPMGGLEFNGLSSEMLFFKGLFEKLEIEPIIFRVGEYKSAVEPFILDHMSDANRHQTEAFLKDLNNFAVEAIANSRDIPTARLQEINNQMLVRKNQDAVEMNLLDGLWYQDQVTGLLKEKLGISEDESIPTINVTNLNKTTKTKNLTAGDRIAVIVAEGEIVSEPMDGTISSKVFAEEIKKARKDDDIKAIVLRVNSPGGSVLASEVIWREVKEAQKVKPVIASMSELAASGGYYISVPADTIVAQPNTITGSIGIFGLWFNAQGLLNNKLGITVDVAKTGELSDFMNPTRELSELERNVIQNQIEDGYDTFIQRVADGRKMSRESVLEVASGRVWSGMQAKKNGLVDILGGLNKAIEIAAQKAQLEDDYRVIYYPKPKNIFEQLMSEFSNGIEAKLTEFKLGETYPLFQQMERVKKLQGPKARMPFDMMIK, encoded by the coding sequence ATGAGATTTTTGAGCAATGTATTGGCAGTAATAGTGGGATTACTGGTGTTTTCGGTAATTGGCTTTTTTTTATTGGCCAGCCTGATCACCTATACTACTATGGAGGAAAAAATCCAGGTGGAACAAAATTCCATTTTAAATTTGAACCTGGAAAATCGGCTTTTAGTGGAAAGGACATCCGAGCAGCCTTTGGATTTAGGTTCATTTGGCCCCATCCCTTCTGCCTTCAAAGCAGGATTGATCAACATTATAGGAGCTTTAGAGGCTGCTAAGAAAAATGATGAAATTAAAGGTATTTACCTTCAATCCGGAACCGTTATGGGCAATCCGGCCATTTTAACCGAATTGAGAGAGGCACTAGAAGATTTTAAAACTTCGGGAAAATTTATTGTTGCTTATTCTGAAATGTACTCTGAAGGCGGCTATTACCTATCATCCGTTGCTGATGAAGTTTACATGAACCCTATGGGGGGATTAGAATTCAACGGTTTATCTTCTGAAATGCTGTTTTTCAAGGGTTTATTCGAAAAACTGGAAATAGAGCCCATTATTTTCCGGGTAGGCGAATATAAAAGTGCCGTTGAGCCTTTTATCCTGGACCATATGAGTGATGCCAACCGCCACCAGACGGAAGCTTTTTTGAAGGACCTTAACAATTTTGCTGTTGAAGCAATAGCCAATAGCAGGGATATTCCTACTGCCAGACTTCAAGAAATCAACAATCAAATGTTGGTTCGAAAAAATCAGGATGCTGTCGAAATGAATTTGCTTGATGGCCTTTGGTACCAGGACCAGGTGACCGGTTTGCTAAAGGAAAAATTGGGGATTTCAGAAGATGAAAGCATCCCAACCATCAATGTCACTAACCTTAACAAAACTACCAAAACAAAAAACCTGACAGCCGGAGATCGTATTGCGGTTATTGTAGCTGAAGGGGAAATAGTCAGTGAGCCTATGGATGGCACCATCAGCTCCAAAGTTTTTGCGGAAGAAATCAAAAAGGCAAGAAAGGATGACGACATCAAAGCCATAGTCCTAAGAGTCAACTCCCCAGGCGGATCCGTTTTGGCATCCGAAGTAATCTGGAGGGAAGTAAAAGAAGCCCAAAAAGTCAAACCCGTCATTGCCTCCATGTCTGAATTGGCAGCCTCTGGAGGGTATTATATTTCCGTCCCAGCGGATACCATCGTTGCCCAACCCAACACCATTACCGGTTCAATCGGAATATTTGGGCTTTGGTTCAATGCTCAAGGGCTGCTCAACAACAAATTGGGCATTACTGTAGATGTGGCCAAAACTGGTGAATTATCCGACTTTATGAACCCAACCCGGGAATTGTCCGAATTGGAAAGAAATGTAATCCAAAACCAGATAGAAGATGGTTATGATACTTTTATTCAACGGGTGGCAGACGGCAGAAAAATGAGCCGGGAATCCGTTCTAGAGGTAGCTTCAGGCAGGGTTTGGAGTGGTATGCAGGCCAAGAAAAATGGTTTGGTAGATATCCTGGGAGGCTTGAATAAGGCCATTGAAATTGCAGCCCAAAAAGCTCAACTGGAAGATGATTACCGGGTTATTTATTATCCCAAACCAAAAAACATCTTTGAACAATTGATGAGTGAATTTTCAAATGGTATAGAAGCAAAATTAACCGAGTTCAAACTGGGAGAAACTTATCCTCTTTTCCAACAAATGGAACGGGTTAAAAAACTTCAAGGCCCCAAGGCTCGCATGCCATTTGATATGATGATCAAATAA
- the serA gene encoding phosphoglycerate dehydrogenase encodes MTKKKFIIDFDSTFTQVEALDILGEISLRNDPKRDEKLKAIKDITDLGMEGKVTFRESLEKRIEILNATKSQISELVDALKKLVSKSFQRNKEFFEENADNIYIISNGFKDFITPVVETYGLKEENVFANEFVYDEDGNIVDFNRENLLSKNNGKPETIKKLNLEGDIYVVGDGYTDYEIKASGLANKFYAFVENVNRPKVTSQADHIAPSLDEILYVNKMNKKFSYPKSRINVLLLENVHPIGVELMKQEGYNVEVVGSAMSEEELCEKIKNVSIIGIRSKTQITRKVLDNANRLMAVGAFCIGTNQIDLEACQEKGIAVFNAPFSNTRSVVELAIAEIIFLMRNLHDKATKMHQGIWDKSASGSFEIRGKKLGIIGYGNIGAQLSVLAENMGMDVYYYDIVERLALGNVTKIDSLDELLETCDVITLHVDGRKENKNIINKERISKMKKGAILINLSRGHVVDVPALKEALESGHISGSAVDVFPSEPKNNDEPFESELKGCPNTILTPHIGGSTLEAQQNIAQFVPGKIIEYINTGNTYNSVNFPNIQLPFLKDAHRLIHIHLNEPGVLAKINQVLANYKINICGQYLKTNEKIGYVITDIDKAYSRNVIDALKEIEGTIRFRVLY; translated from the coding sequence ATGACGAAGAAGAAGTTTATCATCGATTTTGACAGTACTTTTACTCAAGTAGAAGCTTTGGATATTCTCGGTGAAATCAGCCTGAGAAATGATCCCAAAAGAGATGAAAAATTAAAGGCGATCAAAGATATTACAGACTTAGGCATGGAGGGCAAGGTAACTTTCAGGGAAAGTCTGGAAAAAAGGATCGAAATCCTAAATGCTACCAAATCCCAAATCAGTGAACTGGTAGATGCCCTTAAAAAGCTTGTCTCGAAGTCTTTTCAGAGAAACAAAGAGTTCTTTGAAGAGAATGCAGATAATATCTACATTATTTCCAATGGATTCAAGGATTTCATTACTCCAGTGGTGGAAACCTATGGACTGAAGGAGGAAAATGTATTTGCCAATGAATTTGTTTATGATGAGGACGGCAACATTGTTGATTTCAACAGGGAAAACCTTTTGTCAAAAAACAACGGAAAACCGGAAACCATCAAAAAGCTCAACCTGGAAGGTGACATCTATGTAGTGGGGGACGGTTATACTGACTATGAAATCAAGGCTTCTGGACTGGCCAATAAGTTTTATGCTTTTGTAGAGAATGTCAATCGTCCCAAAGTAACTTCTCAGGCAGACCATATTGCCCCTAGTCTGGATGAAATTTTGTATGTTAATAAGATGAACAAAAAGTTTTCTTACCCCAAAAGCAGAATCAATGTATTGCTTCTGGAAAATGTGCATCCTATCGGGGTGGAACTGATGAAGCAGGAAGGCTACAATGTTGAAGTGGTAGGCTCTGCCATGTCTGAAGAAGAACTTTGTGAAAAAATAAAGAACGTATCCATCATTGGTATCCGTTCCAAAACGCAAATCACCAGAAAGGTATTAGATAATGCCAATCGTTTGATGGCAGTGGGCGCTTTCTGTATCGGCACCAACCAGATCGACCTGGAAGCCTGTCAGGAAAAAGGTATTGCTGTATTCAATGCTCCATTTAGCAACACCCGTTCTGTGGTAGAGCTTGCCATCGCGGAAATCATCTTCTTGATGAGAAACCTTCACGACAAAGCCACCAAAATGCACCAGGGCATTTGGGACAAATCTGCCAGCGGAAGCTTTGAGATCCGTGGCAAAAAACTGGGTATCATTGGTTATGGAAATATAGGTGCTCAATTGTCTGTTTTGGCAGAAAACATGGGGATGGATGTATATTACTACGATATCGTCGAAAGATTGGCCTTAGGAAACGTAACTAAAATTGATTCCCTGGACGAGCTTCTGGAAACTTGTGATGTTATCACATTACATGTGGATGGTAGAAAAGAAAATAAAAATATCATCAATAAGGAGCGCATCTCCAAAATGAAAAAGGGTGCCATCCTGATCAATCTAAGCCGTGGTCATGTGGTGGATGTACCCGCACTAAAAGAAGCATTGGAGAGTGGCCACATCTCCGGATCTGCTGTCGATGTATTCCCTTCAGAGCCCAAAAACAATGATGAGCCATTCGAATCAGAATTGAAAGGTTGTCCCAACACCATCCTTACTCCGCATATTGGAGGTAGTACCTTGGAGGCTCAGCAAAACATTGCGCAATTTGTACCTGGAAAGATAATAGAATACATCAATACAGGAAATACCTATAACAGCGTCAATTTCCCAAATATCCAGTTGCCATTCTTAAAAGATGCACATAGGTTGATCCACATTCACTTGAATGAACCAGGTGTATTAGCCAAAATCAACCAAGTGCTGGCCAATTATAAAATCAATATCTGCGGCCAATACCTGAAAACCAATGAGAAAATTGGTTATGTGATCACAGATATCGACAAGGCCTATTCCAGGAATGTCATCGATGCACTGAAAGAAATTGAAGGTACTATCAGATTTAGAGTCCTTTATTAA
- a CDS encoding universal stress protein encodes MYQIKKLIVCLDHSEMDETLVKFASFIAKINQTKKIYFTNVIRNLQIPKDILKEFPNLVDNMIDERKGQMKEVVDAHFDKKLDINLTYVVKEGQLSKKILKLAHEKSADMILVGRKTSLPGSGVVSQRLARRASCSLLIVPENCTPKIDKLLVPSDFSDYSKDAMEEAIMIADRNGSHVDIICQNVFSVPSGYHLTGKSFEEFGAIMKVNAEVNYKKFIRKIDTKNVKIQPVYTMDNNDDPVEDIIKKAHELKVDGIIIGAKGRTAATALFIGSMAERLIQLIDHFPLLVTRPKGKNAGILDYILEI; translated from the coding sequence ATGTATCAGATCAAGAAACTCATCGTTTGCCTGGATCACTCTGAAATGGATGAAACCCTGGTAAAGTTTGCTTCTTTTATCGCTAAGATCAATCAGACAAAAAAGATTTATTTTACTAACGTCATAAGAAACCTCCAGATTCCAAAGGATATTCTGAAGGAATTCCCCAACCTGGTGGACAATATGATTGATGAAAGAAAGGGGCAAATGAAAGAAGTTGTGGATGCCCATTTTGACAAAAAACTTGATATAAACCTGACCTATGTAGTAAAGGAAGGGCAGCTTTCTAAAAAAATCCTCAAATTGGCTCATGAGAAATCTGCTGATATGATTTTGGTGGGAAGAAAAACCTCACTTCCTGGAAGCGGAGTGGTCTCACAAAGGTTGGCCAGAAGAGCAAGTTGTTCCCTTTTGATTGTTCCGGAGAATTGTACTCCAAAAATTGACAAACTACTGGTTCCTAGTGATTTTTCAGATTATTCCAAAGATGCCATGGAAGAAGCCATTATGATTGCAGACAGAAATGGTAGTCATGTGGACATTATATGCCAAAATGTATTTTCTGTGCCTTCAGGTTACCATTTGACTGGAAAAAGTTTTGAGGAATTTGGTGCTATCATGAAGGTCAACGCGGAGGTGAACTATAAAAAATTCATCAGGAAAATTGATACCAAAAATGTTAAAATCCAGCCGGTTTACACCATGGATAATAATGATGATCCGGTAGAAGATATCATCAAAAAAGCACATGAATTAAAAGTGGATGGAATCATTATTGGTGCAAAAGGAAGAACAGCTGCTACCGCCTTATTTATTGGAAGCATGGCAGAAAGGCTCATCCAATTAATTGACCATTTTCCGCTATTGGTTACCCGGCCAAAAGGGAAAAATGCAGGAATTCTGGATTATATCCTGGAAATCTAA
- a CDS encoding RNA polymerase sigma factor, with protein sequence MASLDDLALLSLIKDPKTKELGYRKLITGYQRRIYGVIRKMVIIHEDADDVTQNTFIKAFKNIEKFKGESSLFTWLYRIATNESLNFLDKKKKRFFVPAEDHEKKMATYLDSSPHIDGEQVQVILQKILLKLPEKQRLVFNFKYFEDLSYEEISQITQTSIGALKASYHHAVKKIEKEIQPE encoded by the coding sequence ATGGCTTCATTGGATGATTTAGCACTTTTATCCCTTATCAAAGACCCTAAAACCAAAGAATTGGGTTACCGAAAATTGATAACTGGTTATCAAAGGAGAATTTATGGCGTCATCCGAAAAATGGTCATCATTCATGAGGACGCAGATGATGTCACCCAAAACACATTTATCAAAGCCTTCAAAAACATTGAAAAATTTAAGGGTGAATCAAGCCTTTTCACCTGGCTTTATCGAATAGCTACCAATGAAAGCCTCAACTTCCTGGATAAAAAGAAAAAAAGATTTTTTGTCCCTGCAGAAGACCATGAAAAGAAAATGGCCACTTATTTGGACAGTTCACCACATATTGATGGAGAACAAGTCCAGGTAATATTGCAAAAAATCTTACTTAAACTCCCTGAAAAGCAAAGGTTGGTATTTAACTTTAAATATTTTGAAGACTTAAGTTACGAGGAAATCAGTCAAATTACCCAAACTTCAATCGGGGCATTAAAAGCAAGTTACCACCATGCTGTCAAAAAAATTGAAAAGGAAATCCAACCGGAATAA
- a CDS encoding Spy/CpxP family protein refolding chaperone, with the protein MKLIFSIGFCFLFAFSSLAQREGKPKFDKEKLKAAKIAFITQRMDITPEQATKFWPLYNDYEDNRDKKVRELREISHQDEGQLTDEKALSFIQKRFLIQQELLDLEKEFTKKISEILTPIQVFEFHKVDRDFVRHLYRMQKRKHKDEKESTGFLPWAPKSKITKTPTLYQLAENLAISNSIEEGNHYCN; encoded by the coding sequence ATGAAACTTATATTTTCTATTGGATTTTGTTTTCTATTTGCGTTTTCTTCCCTGGCTCAGAGAGAGGGGAAACCCAAATTTGACAAGGAAAAGTTGAAAGCAGCAAAAATAGCTTTTATCACCCAGAGAATGGATATCACTCCTGAACAAGCTACGAAATTCTGGCCCCTTTATAATGATTATGAAGACAATAGAGATAAAAAAGTCAGAGAATTAAGGGAGATTTCTCATCAGGATGAAGGACAGCTGACTGATGAAAAAGCTTTATCATTCATCCAAAAGCGATTTTTAATTCAACAGGAATTACTGGACCTGGAAAAGGAATTCACCAAAAAAATCAGTGAAATACTTACCCCCATCCAGGTATTTGAATTTCATAAAGTGGACCGGGATTTTGTCCGTCATCTCTATAGAATGCAAAAAAGAAAACATAAAGATGAAAAAGAGTCAACAGGCTTTTTGCCGTGGGCTCCCAAAAGTAAAATAACAAAAACACCAACCTTATATCAATTGGCGGAAAATTTAGCCATTTCCAATTCCATTGAGGAAGGCAATCATTATTGCAATTAG